The following proteins are encoded in a genomic region of Gimesia algae:
- a CDS encoding PRC-barrel domain-containing protein, with translation MVNNEIPPKSMENPPTGTRSAFRLQTEPGKETEMFRSTNELKGYQVLATDGECGTVNNFLFDDETNIMRYLVVDTGGWLSDRQVLISPVAIEQPDLDS, from the coding sequence ATGGTAAACAATGAAATCCCTCCTAAATCAATGGAAAATCCACCGACTGGCACACGATCTGCATTTCGTCTTCAGACAGAACCAGGAAAGGAGACAGAAATGTTTCGAAGCACAAATGAACTCAAAGGATACCAAGTTCTGGCTACCGATGGAGAGTGCGGAACCGTTAATAATTTTCTATTTGATGATGAAACAAACATCATGCGTTATCTCGTGGTAGATACCGGAGGATGGCTTTCAGATCGTCAGGTTCTCATCTCCCCTGTCGCTATTGAACAGCCAGATTTAGATAGCTAG
- a CDS encoding ISNCY family transposase: MRKSYSNQLRLDSVPIEQVELNLESRDRIVPILRALQFLYSDRRLVDDILQWIAADVNGDSRTDTGRTGMEYWHICVLAAVRLGCNFTYDQLQDLAENHRKLRAVMGVGDCDDRPFKWRTIRNNIRLLRPETIARINQAIVSAGHSFDPTAIEKVRADSFVMETNIHYPTESSLLYDGLRKIIPQCVRLAEAHGVNGWRQYAHLLKKIKQLNRDINRIATKKGPRYKKRLQPLYRELLQKADILTQRARDLCLVTGQRLPEIADLFGPNTLQALILRTERVADTTRRRIIHGEAVANSDKLFSIFEPHTQLYKRGKAGQPMQFGRQVLVFEDAAGFIVRAVLMKRDEGDKQVAVRETKSLQNDFQNGVKRLSFDRGFHSPDNQRELSELVDHLCLPRTGVKQSAVQLVQADDEFRSAQQNHSGVESMIGALQSGNAMKRCRDRSEIGFERYMQLGILGRNLHTLGRMLIARENQNAAAAHSRRKAA, encoded by the coding sequence ATGCGAAAATCATACTCGAATCAGCTGCGACTGGACAGCGTTCCGATCGAACAGGTGGAGTTAAATCTGGAATCGCGGGATCGCATCGTTCCCATTCTTCGCGCTCTGCAGTTCCTGTATTCGGACCGCAGGCTTGTCGATGACATTCTGCAGTGGATCGCCGCCGACGTTAACGGTGACAGTCGCACCGACACAGGTCGAACGGGGATGGAATACTGGCATATCTGTGTGCTGGCAGCCGTGCGACTGGGTTGCAACTTCACCTACGATCAATTGCAGGACCTTGCTGAAAATCACCGCAAGCTGCGCGCCGTCATGGGAGTCGGCGACTGCGATGACAGGCCCTTCAAATGGCGAACCATCCGCAACAACATTCGACTCCTGCGACCGGAAACCATCGCACGCATCAACCAGGCCATCGTCAGTGCAGGACACTCGTTTGATCCCACTGCGATCGAAAAGGTCCGCGCCGATTCGTTCGTGATGGAAACGAACATTCATTATCCCACGGAAAGCAGTTTGCTGTACGACGGGCTGCGGAAAATCATTCCTCAGTGCGTGAGGCTGGCCGAAGCACATGGCGTGAACGGATGGCGTCAGTATGCTCACCTCTTGAAAAAAATCAAACAACTCAATCGAGACATCAATCGCATCGCGACAAAGAAAGGCCCCCGCTACAAAAAGCGGCTCCAGCCGCTTTACCGCGAACTCCTGCAGAAAGCGGACATCTTGACGCAGCGTGCGCGCGACCTCTGCCTGGTCACGGGCCAGCGATTACCGGAGATCGCCGACCTGTTCGGGCCGAACACGCTGCAGGCGTTGATCCTACGCACAGAACGCGTCGCGGACACGACCCGGCGACGTATCATCCACGGCGAAGCAGTTGCCAACAGCGACAAGCTCTTCAGTATTTTCGAGCCGCACACTCAGCTTTACAAACGTGGCAAAGCCGGTCAGCCGATGCAGTTTGGTCGACAGGTTCTGGTATTCGAAGATGCGGCTGGCTTCATTGTGCGCGCCGTTTTGATGAAACGCGATGAAGGCGACAAACAAGTGGCAGTCCGTGAAACGAAGTCTTTGCAAAATGACTTTCAAAACGGTGTGAAGCGTCTGTCGTTCGACCGTGGATTTCATTCGCCCGACAACCAGAGAGAATTGTCTGAGCTTGTCGATCATCTGTGTCTTCCCAGAACCGGCGTCAAGCAGTCGGCGGTTCAACTGGTCCAGGCCGATGACGAGTTTCGATCGGCTCAGCAGAATCATTCGGGAGTGGAATCAATGATCGGAGCGTTGCAGAGCGGGAACGCGATGAAGCGATGTCGCGACCGTTCGGAGATCGGTTTTGAACGCTACATGCAACTGGGTATTCTGGGGCGAAACCTGCACACGCTCGGTCGGATGCTCATCGCCCGGGAGAACCAAAACGCGGCCGCCGCTCACAGTCGCCGCAAAGCGGCCTGA
- a CDS encoding PRC-barrel domain-containing protein, whose product MNRPTATAELEERVASRNGDPHLRSVEEITGYKIQCMEESLGHVEDMIVDTESWSLRYLVIDTRNWLPGKKVIIAFDWITHFTWDDRKAHVDLTKSQVENAPEYDPRLPVNRAYEAQLYDFYGRPTYW is encoded by the coding sequence ATGAATCGGCCCACGGCGACTGCTGAACTTGAAGAACGCGTGGCTTCGAGGAATGGTGATCCCCACTTACGGAGTGTTGAGGAAATCACTGGTTACAAAATTCAATGTATGGAAGAGTCGCTCGGGCATGTAGAAGACATGATCGTGGATACAGAAAGCTGGAGTTTACGATATCTTGTAATTGATACCCGTAACTGGCTGCCAGGTAAGAAAGTGATCATTGCATTCGACTGGATCACTCATTTTACCTGGGACGATCGCAAGGCACATGTGGATTTAACAAAATCACAGGTCGAGAATGCTCCGGAATATGATCCTCGCCTGCCTGTCAATCGTGCATATGAAGCTCAACTCTATGATTTTTATGGACGTCCCACTTACTGGTAG
- a CDS encoding CsbD family protein gives MMNSDQFEGKWKQIKGQAKQKWGELTDDEINQIDGKREDLVGKVQERYGIAKEEAEKQVAQFESSCHC, from the coding sequence ATGATGAATTCAGATCAATTCGAAGGAAAATGGAAACAGATCAAAGGTCAGGCTAAACAGAAATGGGGAGAGCTGACTGATGATGAAATTAACCAGATTGATGGTAAACGCGAAGACTTGGTCGGAAAAGTCCAGGAACGCTATGGCATCGCTAAAGAAGAAGCAGAAAAACAGGTTGCTCAGTTTGAAAGCTCTTGCCATTGCTAA
- a CDS encoding PRC-barrel domain-containing protein produces MKRSTALASIFAFSVATLCLAGSTCAFDNPNEEKAATPDNSKAHTGDKSETKRMKKAGIVTRSSKLIGMNIENPQGQSLGEISDLVMNTSTGEVRYAAVTYGGFLGLGNKMFAVPFEAFNIKQKTDSPNEHTLILNVTQKQLEGATGFDEDHWPDFADASYLADINKRYDVKRKKMSKNEKRQAKTSKLDSKTSGTNVRVSQLNGMNIQNSQGKSVGEIKDIAINVTQGNVQYAAVTYGGFLGVGNKMFAVPFKAFKLKQNPEDPEEQILILNVTQQQLEGAQGFDEDHWPDFADPDFSKELHKRYRIDINGKDRDLKVKLDT; encoded by the coding sequence ATGAAACGTTCTACTGCACTCGCAAGTATTTTTGCGTTTAGCGTCGCTACTCTATGCCTGGCCGGAAGCACCTGTGCTTTTGACAATCCGAATGAAGAGAAAGCAGCAACGCCTGATAATTCCAAAGCACACACGGGTGATAAATCTGAAACGAAACGTATGAAAAAAGCGGGAATTGTGACTCGCTCAAGTAAATTGATCGGTATGAACATCGAAAACCCTCAGGGACAGAGCCTGGGCGAAATCAGCGATCTGGTTATGAATACTTCGACAGGGGAAGTCCGATATGCGGCTGTCACCTACGGAGGTTTCCTGGGTTTGGGAAATAAAATGTTTGCAGTGCCCTTTGAAGCCTTCAACATCAAACAGAAGACTGATTCACCAAATGAGCACACACTGATTCTCAATGTGACGCAGAAGCAGCTGGAAGGTGCGACTGGTTTTGATGAGGATCACTGGCCAGACTTCGCGGATGCAAGCTATCTTGCTGATATTAACAAACGGTATGATGTAAAACGTAAAAAAATGAGCAAGAACGAAAAGCGTCAGGCCAAAACCAGTAAATTAGACTCCAAAACATCGGGAACGAATGTACGAGTCAGTCAGTTAAATGGCATGAACATTCAGAATTCACAAGGAAAAAGCGTTGGTGAAATCAAAGATATTGCCATCAATGTTACACAGGGAAATGTTCAATATGCAGCAGTCACCTACGGTGGATTCCTCGGCGTCGGTAACAAAATGTTTGCAGTGCCGTTCAAAGCCTTCAAATTGAAACAGAATCCAGAAGACCCTGAAGAGCAGATTCTGATTTTAAATGTCACACAGCAACAGCTGGAAGGTGCACAGGGATTTGATGAGGATCACTGGCCTGACTTCGCAGATCCGGATTTCTCCAAAGAACTTCATAAACGTTACCGCATTGATATCAATGGTAAAGATCGTGATTTGAAAGTAAAACTCGATACCTGA